From Mesorhizobium sp. Pch-S:
TACGAAAAACGCATGCCATCGCGCGCCGCCGCCATCCGCGAACTGCTGCGGCTCGGCCTGGCGGCCGAAGGCATACTGGTCAGCGGCCAGGGCATCAAATCGCGCGAATTCGGTGTGCTGTCGGGCAATGGCGACGAGGGAAATACGGACTGAGCCGGATGTTTGCCCGGTGAGCCGACGCCGATCATTCGGCGACGTGCCGGCGCCGCCAGAGGTGTTGCCGGGAAGGCGTCAGGGATTGCTGCGCACCAACCGGTTTCGCCAGGCCTGCGGACCGCGCGGGCCAAGCCGGTTCTGATCGCCGACGGCATCCGCCCAAGCAGCCAAGAGGAGGATGATCTGACCGCCGACACCGTCACGCTCTGGCGCCCGGTTGGGCCGGAAGAGCTGGAGCTGATCCGCCAGGCCGGCATGAAGGCCTCCCGGCTGCCCGACCAGCCGATCTTCTATCCCGTCACCATGCAGGACTATGCGGTGAAGATCGCGCGCGACTGGAACGTGCCGCGCAGCGGCGTCGGCTATGTCACCCGGTTCGCGGTGCGCCGCGATGTCCTCGACCGCTACCCGGTCCAGGAAGCGGGCGGACGCGCGCACAGCGAATACTGGGTGCCCGCCGGGGAGCTCGACGCCTTCAACGCCGCGATCGTCGGCGACATCGAAATTGTCCAGCAGTTCGGCGACGACGCGGGCGAGGCATGAGCGGCGCCCGCTGTCCCTGCTGCGGTTTCCGCACGCTGGGCGAACGCGGTGCGTTCGAGATATGCCCCGTCTGCTTCTGGCAGGATGACGGCCAGGACGAGAGCGACCTGGAGAGCGTCCGCGGCGGTCCGAACGGCGAACTTTCGCTGCTGCAGGCAAGACTGAACTTCACGGCGTTCGGCGCCTGTGCGAAAAGGCTCGTACCCCATGTGCGCCGACCGCTCGATGACGAGCGGTAGCGGCATGCGGAACGCAGTGGCCAGGGCCCGGTTTCAGCCGTGATGGAAAAGATCCTCGTCAGCGCCTGCCTTCTCGGCCGTCCGGTCCGCTACAACGGCTCGGCCAAGCCGCTCGCGCATCCATCGCTGGAGCGATGGCGCCAGGAAGGGCGGGTCGTGGCGATCTGCCCGGAACTGACCGCCGGTTTCAGCGTGCCGCGCCCGCCTGCCGAGATTGCCGGAGGAAAGGATGGCCACGCCGTTCTTGCCGGAAGCGCCAGGGTGTTCGAGGCAACGGGCGGCGATGTCACCGACCTTTTCGTCGCCGGCGCGCGCGCAGCCCTGGCGCTGGCGCGCCAGCACGATTGCCGGTTTGCCCTGCTGATCGACGGCAGCCCGTCCTGCGGCAGCGGCTTCATCCATGATGGCAGTTTCAGCGGGCACAGGCACCCCGGCGCCGGCGTGACCGCCACCCTGCTCCGCGACCACGGCATCGAGGTGTTTTCCGACAGCGAGGTCGAGGCGTTGGAACGGCGGTTGTCGCCGCGAGCCTGAACTGCTGCATCACATGCGGATCTTGCCGTCGCATTGGTAAGTGAGGTTGACCTGTTCCCGCGCGATGCTCAGGTCCACCACCGACTCGAACAGGCGCGTGCCTTCACTCATGATCAGGACGACGAGCGGCCCGAACCTTGCTTCACAGGAAACACCGTTGTCACCCGGCACGCAGCTCAGTGTCCGCGGCGCCGAGACCTTGCCCGCGAATGTGCCGGTGACGAAAATCGTCCTGCCGATCACCTCGACCTGGCGCACGGCGGAAACCCGCACGTTGCCCCAGCGCCCCTCCACCGAACGGCACTCGACGGCGCTGGCCACCGACGGGACCAGCAGCAACAGCCCGGCAACCGTGTACCTGATCGCGCTTTTCATGGCGCCGCGA
This genomic window contains:
- a CDS encoding DUF523 domain-containing protein — translated: MMEKILVSACLLGRPVRYNGSAKPLAHPSLERWRQEGRVVAICPELTAGFSVPRPPAEIAGGKDGHAVLAGSARVFEATGGDVTDLFVAGARAALALARQHDCRFALLIDGSPSCGSGFIHDGSFSGHRHPGAGVTATLLRDHGIEVFSDSEVEALERRLSPRA
- a CDS encoding CPCC family cysteine-rich protein, with the protein product MSGARCPCCGFRTLGERGAFEICPVCFWQDDGQDESDLESVRGGPNGELSLLQARLNFTAFGACAKRLVPHVRRPLDDER